The nucleotide window AATTCCAGCGATAATTTTGTTCGACTTCGGCCGTGATTTCGGCGTCGGTGCGTGGTGGGGCCGGTAGGTCGGCCCGAATCAGCCAGCGCAGGGCTGACCTTAACTGAGTTGCGGCTAACATAGGGTTCCAGGCGTTTAGGAGGTCTTTTTAAGATTGACATGCGTCAGAGGTCAAGCGTCAAACGTGACCAGGGACGTTTGACGCTTGATTATCTCATAAACGGCCGCAGCCTCAAGCCTGCCAATCAGCAATTCTCCATTTGTCATGGTGGTTGGTAGGGGCGGGACGGCGCGGACAGGCAACAGCCGCAGCGGACGGCATTTTTCCGCGCCATCTCGCCCTGAAGAGGGGCGAGACAGGCGGGAGGCAAGGCATTGGTGATTGGCAAAGACGCTGTACCGCCTGTCCCGCCCCTACGGCTGGATTGCAATATGAGAATCGCTGGCCGCCGGCAAAAGCCGTTTCCCATGCCCATTCAACTTGGCGTGAGCCTCAGGGGTTGAAATGTCCCGGCCAACGGCCAGCGCTACGGCGCGCATCTCGCGCACCAGGGCGGCATATTTTTCCGGTTTGAGCGATTGACGGCCGTCTGACCAGGCCTGATCTGGCTGCGGATGGACCTCCAAAATGACCCCATCCGCCCCGGCGGCGACGGCTGCTTTGGAAGTTGCGCCCACGTATTCCCACTTGCCCGTGGCGTGGCTGGGGTCCACAATGATCGGCAGGTGCGACAGGTGTTTGATTACCGGCACGGCGCTGATGTCCAGGGTGTTGCGCGTTTCCGTCTCATTGGCGCGAATGCCCCGCTCGCACAGCATGACGTTGTTGTTGCCGTGGCTCAGGATGTATTCGGCGCTCATCAGCCATTCTTCAATCGTTCCGCTGAAGCTGCGCTTTAGCAGCACCGGGTGGCCCGATTTGCCGATGGCGTTGAGCAGGGCGTAATTTTGCATGTTGCGCGCGCCAACCTGGAGGATGTCGGCGTAGTCGCATACCAGCGGGACCAGCGCCGGTTCCATCACTTCGGTGATGATCGGCATCCCGGTGGCTTCGCGAGCTTCGGCCAGGTAGCGCAGCCCTTCTTCGCCAAGTCCCTGGAAAGAGTAGGGTGAACTGCGCGGTTTGTACGCGCCGCCGCGCAAGATGTGCGCCCCGGCTTCCTGGCAGGCGTGGGCGACTTCGATGATCTGGCTGCGCCCTTCGACCGAGCAAGGCCCGGCCATCATCACCAGACTGCGGCCGCCAATGGTCACATTGCCCACCTGGATGATGGTATCTTGGGGTTTAAACTCACGGCTGGCCCCTTTGTAGGGCTTGGAGATGGGCATCACGCTCTCCACGCCGCTCATCCGGCCGATTTGCCGTGCATCTATGGCACGGCCGTCGCCGATGACGCCGATGACGGTGCGTTCGACGCCAATAATGGCGTGGGTTTTGCAGCCCACCGCCTCTACGCGATCAATAATTGCGCCCACCTGTTCCTGGGTGGCTGCTGGTTGCATCACGACGATCATAATTCTCCTCTTCCTTTTTGTTGGGTTATAAACTGCAAGCACTTAGCTTACAGCCAACTGCATCATCATTTCGATTTCTTCCGTCGGTACAGGTGGTATATCTTCTTTGTCTGGGCGCAGTGAGTGGGCTTCGTGCAGGTAGACGTGGATGATTTCCTGCGCCGTTTTGTCTGTGTTCCAGTGCAGCATGATGCGGATGCAGCGGGGCAGGCTGTTGGGCACGTTCATTTCGTGGCCGCACAGCAGGGGCACATCGAACCAGCCAAGCTGTCGGGCGGCTGTGGCGGGATAAGTGGCGTTGATGTCTGTGGTGGTGGTGAAATAGGCGCTGGCAACCATGTCTGGCGTGATGCCATTGGCCCGCACCATTGTCACCAGCAGCTCGCGGGTGGCGCAGAGGATGGCCTCGGCGCTGTTTACGGTGACGGTGGTTGCGCCGCGCACGCCACGGCACAGCAGATGGGGGGTGGTAGGGGTACGGCCGTTTTTCATCAATCTCCTCCTGTGTTGTGGTAGCGCCAGCATCCTGCTGGCGCACCGGGTAAAACAAAAAAGACGCGGCCTGTTAGGGCCGCGTCTTGTTGAGTTCGTTTGTTTGCCTGGCTTTTACCTAAAGCGAAACAACCTCCTCAGCCTGGTGCGGCCGGAGTTTGTTAGCAAAAAAATAAAAGTAAAAACCATTGACAAGCTGCAATTTCATAGTCAGCATCTTATCAGGTTGATCAAAGCGCGTCAACCGGCAGCCGGATGAAAAAATGCCCGATAGAAGGGGTGGATTTTTGGTTGATTTGTACAAAATCATTTTCCAGACACAGTTGATGTGTTATGCCAAACCTTCAGCGCTTCGGATAGGGATGGTTTCTTTGACAGTTTGTTTGGTGATGGCCCGGCGTTTCCGGCTGCTGACAAACAGGCTTTGCACGCCGATGAAGATTAAGGTCAGCGCGCCTACGGCGATGCGTGTCCACCAGGAGCTGAGTTCGCCGTTAAACTGAATCAGCATCTGGATTAGCCCGGTGACAAGGACACCAAACAGCGTGCCAAACACGTAGCCTTGTCCGCCGGTCAGCAGCGTACCGCCGATGACTACGGAAGCAATGGCGTCCAGTTCTACACTGGTGGCGTACAGCCCATGCCCGGAGAGCAGCGAAACGCTAAAGACAATGCCTGCCAGCGCCGAACAGAAACCATTCAGGGCGTACACAGAAATCTTAATGCGGCCGACCGGCAGACCCATCAACAAGGCGGATTGTTCACTGCCGCCCACCGCATAGACAGAACGGCCGTAGCGCGTAAAGTGGGCCACATACATGCCCACAATCAAAACAATCAAGGCGGTAACTGCCCCCAGGCTGATGAACGCTCTTTCAAAAAATGGGAGCTGCAGCCGGTACAGCGCCATCGTCCGGTACAGGGGATCGCGGATGGGAATAGCGTTCAGGCTGATGAAGAAGCACATCCCTCTGGCAAAAAACATACCAGCCAGCGTCACAATAAAGGGCTGCACCTTAAAAACGTGGATGATCATGCCCATGGTCGCCCCGAACAGCGTGCCCATTAACAGCATCAGGGGAATGACAATGAGTGGACTCAGCCCGGTGCGTTCCAACAGGGCGGCGGACGTCACCGAAGTCAGGGCGATCATCGCGCCCACGGAAAGGTCAATGCCTTTGGACAGGATCACAAATGTCATGCCAATAGAGGTGATGAGCAAGAAGGCATTGTTCACAAACAGGTTCAAAAATGCCTGAGGTGTGCGCATCCCTTTGTATTGCAGGAACCCGTAAAAGTACAACACCAAAAAGACGCCAATTGTCGTCAGCACGGGAACAAATTTCCGGTTTATCTTCAACTTTGTTGTCATGTTCCGGCCCTTTCTCTTTCAAACAACCGGCCTAAAACCACCTTTGTCTGATCTGAATACAGCAAAATGACAATCAAGACCACCAGGGCTTTGATGGTGGAGGCGGCCATCGCCGGCACACCCAGGGCATACATAGTGGTGGTCGTGCTTTGAATAACCAGGGCGCCAATGAGACTGGCTAACAATGAAAAACGGCCGCCCGTCATCAATGTGCCGCCGATAACCACCGCCAGGATGGCATCCAATTCAAGGTTGAGACCAGCATTGTTGGCGTCGGCGCTTTTGACGTTTGAACTGTAGATGATCCCGGCGATACCGGCGCAAAACCCGGAAATGGTGTACACAATCAGTTTGATGTTTTTGGCGCTAATGCCGCTGAGGAAGCTGGAACGGGCGTTGATGCCGACAGACTCGACAAACATGCCGAAAGCGGTGCGTCTTGCCAAAAGCCAGGTCAGGAAGTAGATGAAGGCGACGATAAAGAGGGGAAATGGCAGCCCGAGAAGATATCCGTTGCCGATGAAAAAATAAGGGCTGTAATAAACAGTAATGATCTGCCCATTGGAGATCAGTTGGGCGATGCCCCGGCCGGCGACCATCAGGACGAGGGTCGCCACCATCGGTTCGATTTTCCCTCTGGAGACCAGGAAGCCGTTCCACAGACCGCAAAGGGTTGCCGCCAGCAGCGCCGTCAGGATGCACAGCCACAAGGGGGTGTAGGTGACATCTTTAATTAATTCTTCTGAACTGATCAACTGCTTTGCCAGCGCCGGATTAATCAGGACGGTGGCGGTGGCCGCCGAGATGGCGACGACAGCTCCGACAGAAAGGTCAACGCCGCCGGTGGCAATCACCATGGTCATGCCCAGGGCGAGCAGCATCAGGATGGAACCACGATTGAGGATGTCGATCAGAAATCCGGAGAGATGCCCGTCTTTTATTTCCACATTGTAAAAACCCGGTGTGAAAAATACATTGAAGAGCATGATCAGAGCCAGCGCTAACAACGGCCAAAATAGTTGGCTGTCTCGTAGGCGCTGCCAGGAGATATTAGTTGGTCTCATAGGTCACTGCTCCCTGCCATAGCTTCCATGATGGTGTGTTCATCCACCTGGTCAGAAAACTCGCTGACTTTTTCTTGATCGCGTAAGACGATGATGCGGTGACTGGTGCGCAGCACTTCATCCAGTTCTGAGGAAATGAAAATACAGGCTTTGCCTTCTTCGGCCAGTTCCAGCACTAATTTTTGAATTTCGGCTTTGGCGCCAATGTCTATGCCGCGCGTCGGCTCATCCAGGATGAGTACCTGGGGGTTGGTCGCCAGCCAGCGCGCCAGGATGACTTTTTGCTGGTTGCCGCCGCTTAGGTTTTTGATGGTCTGTTCTGGGGAAGGTGTGCTGATGTTAAGCATCTTAATGAACTTGTCGGCTATGTCATACTGCTGCTGTCTGCTTAACTGCCTGAGCCAGCCGCGGTTGGATTGCAGGGCCAGGACGATGTTTTCCCGGACGGTGAGTTCGTCTACGATGCCATCGGCTTTGCGGTCTTCCGGGCAGAAGGCCACCCCTCTGGCGATGGAGTCTGCTGGTGAAAATTTCTTGACATCGCTGCCCGCGAAGGAGAGTGTGCCTTCGTCTGGTTTGTCTACGCCAAAGAGCAGGTTGGCGGTTTCGGTGCGCCCGGAGCCTAACAGACCGGCAAAACCCAGGACTTCTCCGGCGTGCAGGTTTAAATTGAGGGGAGCGATGGATCCTTTGCGGCCGAACTGCCGCGCCTGGAGTATTACTTTTTCTTGGGCCTGTTTGCCGCTTTTCAATTTGATTTGGGCCATGTCGTTGAAATCACCAAGTGTTCTGCCGATCATGTGGGCAATCAGTTCTAAGCGGGGCAAAACGGCCGTTTCAAAAGTTCCCACCAACTTGCCATTGCGTAAAACCGTCACCCGGTCGGTCACTTCATAGATCTGATCAATAAAATGGGTGATGAAAACAATGCCCAGCCCTTCTTCTTTGAGCTTGCGCAAGACCGCAAACAAGTTTTCCGTTTCGTGGGCATCCAGGCTGGAGGTCGGCTCGTCCAGAATAAGAATTCTGGCGGAAGAAATTTCCAGGGCGCGGGCAATGGCCGTCATTTGTTTAAGCGCTATCGAATATTCACCCAAATCCAGGCTGACATCAATATCTACGTTCAGGCGCAGCAAAATTTGCCGCGCCTGCTCGCGCATGGAGCGCCAATCAATTCTGCCAAACTTTCGCGGTTCACGACCCAACAATATATTTTCAGCGACAGATAGATTGTCACACAGGTTTATTTCCTGATAAACCGTGCTGATGCCTAACGTTTGGGCATGTTGTGGTGATTTGACATGAATGATCTCATCCCCCAGCGTGATTTGACCCCGGTCCGGTCTTTCCACGCCGGTAATAATTTTGATCAACGTGGATTTTCCGGCCCCGTTTTCGCCCACCACCGCATGAATTTCGCCCGGCTTCAAGTCAAAATCTACATTTTCGAGCGCCTGCACCCCTGGAAAAGCCTTGGAGATACCCTGCATGATTAAAAGGTTGCTTGTATCTTCTGGCATGAGATTCCTCTTCAATGAATTCCCGGAAATCCATAATGGAAGGTTGGGAGAGTAGCCAATCGCTACTCTCCCAACCTTTTACTTATATTCTAAACGGAGCCATGTTAATGGCAGCGGGCCGTCCAACTAATATTGGCGCTCCGGCAGCAGTTCGGCTGCGTTGTCAGGATAATACACACTTTCTTCAGATGGAACCCATTCCGGCAGAGATTCGCCGTTTACCGCCCGTAACGCCAATTCGTAGAACTGCGGACCGAGCAGCGGGTTGCACTCAACGGTTACGTTCAGTTTGCCAGCAATCATGGCTTCAAAAGCGCCGCGCACAGCGTCAATGGAGACGATCTTGATGTCTACGCCCGGTTTCAGGCCAAATTCTTCGATGGCCTGAATGGCGCCAATCGCCATGTCATCGTTGTGGGCATAGAGGCCGGTAATTTCATTGCCGTATTTCTTCAAGAAGGCTTCCATGACCTCTTTACCTTTGGCGCGGGTAAAGTCACCAGACTGCGAATCAACGATTTGGATATTGCTGTTGACTGTTTCCCGGAAACCGGAATAACGGTCATTGGCCGGGGCAGAACCAACCGTGCCCACAAGTTCAACGATTTTGCCGCCATCAGACAGCAGTTTATTCATCTCGTTGCCAGCTTTTCTGCCTTCTTCGACAAAGTCAGACCCCAGGTAAGTTGCATAAAGTTCCCGGGGCACATCGGCGCGGCGGTCAACCATGATCACAGGAATGCCGGCGTCTTTGGCTTCCTGGAGCACGGTTTCCCAGCCGGTTTCGACAACAGGTGAAAAGCCGATCACGTCCACGCCTTCAGCGATATAAGAACGAATGGCCGCGATCTGGTTTTCTTGTTTTTGCTGGGCATCAGAGAAACGGAGGTCAACATTGAGGTTTTTGGCTGTTTCTTGAATAGAGGCTGTGTTAGCAGTCCGCCACTCACTTTCAGCGCCAATTTGGGCGTAACCGACAACCAAATCTTCCATCTTCTTGGCGGCTGCGTCCGGGGCAGATGGTTCTGCTTCTCCACCCGAACAGCCTACTATCACTACAAACATAAGCAGGGCAATCATGATTAAACTAAATTTTTTCATGGTTCTCATCTCCTTATCCTTTACCATGGGTGTAATGACCATGGATGTAACTGAAACGGTTAATAGATAAATGGTACTGGGTAAGACTGGTTGAACTCAATCCATTTTTGTGGGGAGTTCTTGGAGTTTCACCAGGAGTTTTAGGGGAAAAATTTCGGTTTCATAGGGAATAAAAAACCCTCTGCTGAGAGGGTTAAAATTTTTATGATAGCAGTTAAGAAATTTATGATATAGGCGTCCAGAGAAATCTTCGCCCAATTTGTAGAACGATTTGGAAAATCGTTCACTGGGCGATTTGGAAAATCGCCCTACAACTGCAGGAAAAGACTTTCTGGATAGTTTAACTGCTTGGAATCAAAGGGTTTAAACCGCGAGGGCCTGGGCTGGCGCAGTGATAAAACCCGGCGGTTTTCTGGCGCCTAATATCTGCGTGAAGGCAAAATTTCAGCCGCATCTTCAGGGAAAAACACCCCTTCTTCAGAGGGGATCCATTTGGGCACAGGTTCTCCATTTGCCACCTTCAGCGCCAGCTCGAAAAATTGGGGGCCTAACAGCGGGTTACATTCAATCGTGGCATTCAGTTTGCCGTCTATCATCATTTGAAACGCATCTCGAATGGCGTCAATAGACACAATCTTGATATCCTGGCCGGGCTTCAAACCATAAGCCTCTATGGCCCGAATGGCGCCAATCGCCATGTCGTCATTGTGGGCGTACACCGCGTCTATCTCGCTGCCATATATTTTGAGCAAATCCCCCATGACCTCTTCGCCCTTTGCTCTGGTAAAGTCGCCCGATTCCGAAGCGATAATTTCCATCCCTGGATGCTCCTGGATGATTTCGCGAAAGCCGACGAAACGGTCCAGGGCGGGCGCGGATCCAACTGTTCCTACCAGTTCGATAATATGCCCTTCCCCCCCCAATAAATCTACCATGACCCGGCCGGCATTTTTCCCTTCTTCAAGGAAATCAGATCCCAGATAAGCGGTGTAAAGGTCCTCGGAAACGGCCGCTCTTCTGTCTACTAAAATAATGGGAATGCCGGCGTCTTTTGCTTCCTGGAAAACAGAGTCCCAGCCGGTTTCCACCACCGGTGATACGCCAATCACATCTACCCGCTGGGCGATAAAGGTGCGAATGGCCCGAATTTGATTTTCTTGCCGCTGCTGACCATCGGAGAAAAGCAGCTCCACACCTAAATCCTCCGCTGACTCCAAGATTGAAGCCGTATTGCCAATGCGCCAT belongs to Candidatus Leptovillus gracilis and includes:
- a CDS encoding ABC transporter substrate-binding protein, which encodes MSLFLRSSAKLLALFSLGFFMAACTAESGSDTTELTRLPEQINGKKTYSELVVGYSQIGAESEWRIGNTASILESAEDLGVELLFSDGQQRQENQIRAIRTFIAQRVDVIGVSPVVETGWDSVFQEAKDAGIPIILVDRRAAVSEDLYTAYLGSDFLEEGKNAGRVMVDLLGGEGHIIELVGTVGSAPALDRFVGFREIIQEHPGMEIIASESGDFTRAKGEEVMGDLLKIYGSEIDAVYAHNDDMAIGAIRAIEAYGLKPGQDIKIVSIDAIRDAFQMMIDGKLNATIECNPLLGPQFFELALKVANGEPVPKWIPSEEGVFFPEDAAEILPSRRY
- a CDS encoding ABC transporter permease, whose product is MRPTNISWQRLRDSQLFWPLLALALIMLFNVFFTPGFYNVEIKDGHLSGFLIDILNRGSILMLLALGMTMVIATGGVDLSVGAVVAISAATATVLINPALAKQLISSEELIKDVTYTPLWLCILTALLAATLCGLWNGFLVSRGKIEPMVATLVLMVAGRGIAQLISNGQIITVYYSPYFFIGNGYLLGLPFPLFIVAFIYFLTWLLARRTAFGMFVESVGINARSSFLSGISAKNIKLIVYTISGFCAGIAGIIYSSNVKSADANNAGLNLELDAILAVVIGGTLMTGGRFSLLASLIGALVIQSTTTTMYALGVPAMAASTIKALVVLIVILLYSDQTKVVLGRLFERERAGT
- the aroH gene encoding chorismate mutase; translated protein: MKNGRTPTTPHLLCRGVRGATTVTVNSAEAILCATRELLVTMVRANGITPDMVASAYFTTTTDINATYPATAARQLGWFDVPLLCGHEMNVPNSLPRCIRIMLHWNTDKTAQEIIHVYLHEAHSLRPDKEDIPPVPTEEIEMMMQLAVS
- the yjfF gene encoding sugar ABC transporter permease YjfF — its product is MTTKLKINRKFVPVLTTIGVFLVLYFYGFLQYKGMRTPQAFLNLFVNNAFLLITSIGMTFVILSKGIDLSVGAMIALTSVTSAALLERTGLSPLIVIPLMLLMGTLFGATMGMIIHVFKVQPFIVTLAGMFFARGMCFFISLNAIPIRDPLYRTMALYRLQLPFFERAFISLGAVTALIVLIVGMYVAHFTRYGRSVYAVGGSEQSALLMGLPVGRIKISVYALNGFCSALAGIVFSVSLLSGHGLYATSVELDAIASVVIGGTLLTGGQGYVFGTLFGVLVTGLIQMLIQFNGELSSWWTRIAVGALTLIFIGVQSLFVSSRKRRAITKQTVKETIPIRSAEGLA
- a CDS encoding sugar ABC transporter ATP-binding protein, whose product is MPEDTSNLLIMQGISKAFPGVQALENVDFDLKPGEIHAVVGENGAGKSTLIKIITGVERPDRGQITLGDEIIHVKSPQHAQTLGISTVYQEINLCDNLSVAENILLGREPRKFGRIDWRSMREQARQILLRLNVDIDVSLDLGEYSIALKQMTAIARALEISSARILILDEPTSSLDAHETENLFAVLRKLKEEGLGIVFITHFIDQIYEVTDRVTVLRNGKLVGTFETAVLPRLELIAHMIGRTLGDFNDMAQIKLKSGKQAQEKVILQARQFGRKGSIAPLNLNLHAGEVLGFAGLLGSGRTETANLLFGVDKPDEGTLSFAGSDVKKFSPADSIARGVAFCPEDRKADGIVDELTVRENIVLALQSNRGWLRQLSRQQQYDIADKFIKMLNISTPSPEQTIKNLSGGNQQKVILARWLATNPQVLILDEPTRGIDIGAKAEIQKLVLELAEEGKACIFISSELDEVLRTSHRIIVLRDQEKVSEFSDQVDEHTIMEAMAGSSDL
- the aroF gene encoding 3-deoxy-7-phosphoheptulonate synthase: MIVVMQPAATQEQVGAIIDRVEAVGCKTHAIIGVERTVIGVIGDGRAIDARQIGRMSGVESVMPISKPYKGASREFKPQDTIIQVGNVTIGGRSLVMMAGPCSVEGRSQIIEVAHACQEAGAHILRGGAYKPRSSPYSFQGLGEEGLRYLAEAREATGMPIITEVMEPALVPLVCDYADILQVGARNMQNYALLNAIGKSGHPVLLKRSFSGTIEEWLMSAEYILSHGNNNVMLCERGIRANETETRNTLDISAVPVIKHLSHLPIIVDPSHATGKWEYVGATSKAAVAAGADGVILEVHPQPDQAWSDGRQSLKPEKYAALVREMRAVALAVGRDISTPEAHAKLNGHGKRLLPAASDSHIAIQP
- a CDS encoding ABC transporter substrate-binding protein, whose amino-acid sequence is MKKFSLIMIALLMFVVIVGCSGGEAEPSAPDAAAKKMEDLVVGYAQIGAESEWRTANTASIQETAKNLNVDLRFSDAQQKQENQIAAIRSYIAEGVDVIGFSPVVETGWETVLQEAKDAGIPVIMVDRRADVPRELYATYLGSDFVEEGRKAGNEMNKLLSDGGKIVELVGTVGSAPANDRYSGFRETVNSNIQIVDSQSGDFTRAKGKEVMEAFLKKYGNEITGLYAHNDDMAIGAIQAIEEFGLKPGVDIKIVSIDAVRGAFEAMIAGKLNVTVECNPLLGPQFYELALRAVNGESLPEWVPSEESVYYPDNAAELLPERQY